Part of the Lolium rigidum isolate FL_2022 chromosome 6, APGP_CSIRO_Lrig_0.1, whole genome shotgun sequence genome, ATCAAATATCCATGTCATCGCCACTAGCATTCATTATTGATGTATCCTTGTATGCAAGCTATCTATGTCGCCATTTTTGATAAGAATGTCCACATAGCTAATTTAtagccatcaaatataaaaattAATGTGAATTAAATTTATCATCTCAACTATTTTGATGAATTGAATATTGCATACTTCTATACAcaattcatattacatatgtaTTATACCATTTCATTTAGACAATATAATTTCTTAGAAGATTCGCGCAGCAACGCGCTGGGTGTCCTTCTAGTTTTCACCAACTTGCTTCCAAAGTGGTGTTTTTTAAAATTGGTTATCTTGTTAGACGTGCAACCAAACATGTTGGTTTTCCCAAATATCGttgaccccccccccctcccccgagCTCCAAAATCTTTACATTTACTTCAAAAATATCTGAAACAAAAATCTTTACATATAAATGTGTAGTAACGAATAAAATTTCATCAAAATGTCTTTTCATCCGTGATCAACACAATAAAGAAAATTATGAAGAGTAATTTCgagattttcttttatttcttagAGCCACAATTTTGTGATTTTGTGTAGCTAAAAATATAACGTATAGTATTAGTTGACAAAATTTGTTTGTATTTATGCATGGAAAATATTCAGTTTATTATGTTTAAACTTCTAAGTACTACTTCCTCAGTCCCATAATTCGTGTAATGGTTTTAGTTTGAAAATCGTGAAACGCCTTGGATTGGAGTAAACTCAATTTTCTCCGAGACATATCCTTCTTTTTAGGGCTCTCCGAGACATATCCAAACCGTGCCTCCGGGCGATCCGTTTTCAACGCAGTCGTGGGCCGTGGCAGTTCCCTCGCACGATTAATTTCCTTTTGGTGAACACTAACGGCAGATTCTACTACTCCAAAACGCGCAAACCCCTAGACCCTGCCTGACGCTCCAAAATCCCCCACCTCCGCCGGCGGCGACGTCAAACCTTGCCGCCGCGCCGCAACCGAATGCCAGCCCCCGATGGCTACGACCTCCGGCAAGGCGGCGTCGAAGGCCCCTCCTCCCTCCACATCGCCATTCCCCCCCACGCCTCAACCCCGCCGCCCCTCCGCccttcatcgccgccgccgccgcccgtcccGCCCCTCTCCTTCCGCCACCTCTCGCCCTGCGCGCGCTGGTCCGCCTGGGTCGCCGCGGCGCTCGCCGACCCCGGGTTCGCGCCCGTGCTCCACTCCACcgccatccacgacgccgtcgcggcCTCCACGGCCGCCGTCATCCCCGACCGCGACGCCCTATCCGCGCTCCTCTCCCTCTGGCACCCGGACTCCCACACCTTCCGCCTCCCCGCCGGGCCCGCCACCTTCTCCCTCGAggacgcgctcgtcctcgccggccTGCCCCCCTCCGGCGCGCCGCTCGACCGGCCCCTCACCCCGACCGAGGAGGACGTCCGCGTCCGTCTCCTAGTCGAGAAGGAGAAGATCAAGGAGCTGCACCCGTGCGCTCGCAAGGCCCGGCGCGTGTCCGCGGAGCACTGGCTCGAGTGGTTCGACACCAGGATCCGGCCCGGGGAAGACGATGAGCTGCGGCGGCTTGGGTTCCTCGCCTACTGGCTAGCCTTCTTCGTCACCCCCAGGCTAAACCCAAAGGGGTCCGAGCTACCGGACTGCGTGTTTGCGCTCGCCGCGCGGCTCAGCCTTGGCGAGCGCATTGCGCTCGGGCCGGCGGTGGTGGCTAATCTCTACACCGAGATGGACAGGATTGCTACCTCTGGCGTGGCAGAGGGGGCAAGTGGGCGTGTCGACGTTTGGGCGCCGCTCTGGCTGTTGCAGGTGTGGATGTGGGAGCGCTACGACTGCCTGCGCCCGCCCGAGCTGAGAGCGCCGGAGTTCCCCGTCTCCAGCGTCCGGGCACTCTATtggacccggaggaggaggaagaccacaAGGGAGGAGTCTCTACGTGTTCTGCAGGAAGAGGATTGTTTCGAGTGGAGGCCTTACGCTCGCAATTCGCTCAAATGGACCGAACCTGAGTGGTTTAGCAATGAAACTGTTTTGGTGAGCTCCAGAGGTAAGGATAAGCCAGAGTGGTTCGAGGATTACGTTGCAATGATCACACAAGCGGTGCTTAATGGAGTGTACGGTGATGGCATCGGTACTTCCACAATGTACAATCCCCATGTCGTTGCAAGGCAGTTTGGGTATGATCAGGACGCcccctttccaattgtccatggGTTTAAGTCCAAGGGAATCAAGGTGTGGGTACCTGGTATCTGCAGACGCGGGGCAGCTAGCAAGGAATATGTTGCATGGTTGAATGGACAGTTTGTGAGGCCCCAGGAAGCTGACCAATATGTTAGGTCAGAAATAGCACACGAGGAAAACTCTGCTAGTTCATCTCCGCTGAGTGAAGATAGGGGAAATCTTGTAGGTACAGGGAAGAAAAAGAAACGAGATAAACTCCCTGAAAATGGTGGCATGAATAAGAAAAGCAAGGTATCTGTCAGCGACAGTGATGATGAATGCATTGTTATCGAATCACATGATAAGAAATGTGAAGTAATAAACCTCGACGATGATCAGGAACAGAGTATCTGTGATCCTGAAGATAATGATAGGCAACTAGTCCTGGAGCTGGAAGAGTTTGTGCGTTGTGGGCTGTTTTCACAATGGGAGGAAAGCTCTGatgaagatgaaggaggtggaAGAAAGCAACAGAAGTCAAAGAATAGCAACATTGACCCTTATGCCGAAGCAGCCATGACAGAGTACCCTCTCTTCTTTGAGCTCATTCCCCAGAGACCACATTACAGAGGGTTGGTGAACAGCGATGACACTCTACGAGATCTGGCCTGCAGTGGAATGTGGTTTTTGTTGGTTGGCTTGGCTAGAGAGGTCCTTAGGACATCATGGGATACAGATGCTTCAGAGGTTACATATTTGATGCAAAAAGCTCGGAAATTGGAACAAAATGGGTTCAATGTGAAGCATTTCATTGCCCGCCTGAAGGAGCCACAGACCCGACTTAGAAGGCTTCAGGATTCCATGGCAAGGCTTGAGGATGCCCGGACCAAAGAGCAAGAATCAAAAGGTGTTAAATCTCTTTCAAGCCACCTGAGTAAACTGAAACACAATATACTAACAATGGAGAGGCATTTGGACGAAAAAAAGCAAGCTCGTAGAGCATCTGTGCATAATGAGTCGAGTGAAGGAATCGATCTCTTGGAGAAGGAAGTAGAAGCTGCAGAAAAATCATTTCAGGCAATGAAGGATGAAGTCGCTGCAATGAGACTGAAAGACGCAGATATATGACAGTTAGTCTTTGAAGTCATAGTTACTGGATTTATGTAGTAGCAGATCCACTGAACTTGAGCCGATTTCATGTTACGGGGTTCAGGTTCCAGTGGAACTTGAAAAAGGTGGCATACTGCAAACACAAGCCCTGTAACCTGACTATGACTTAGCTAAAGCAATTTTTTTTGTTGCTCCAAGAGGCTATTGTATTAGTAGAACTGATGCTTTATTCCTGGTGTAGAACATGATCATTATCTGTTTTGCATGGATTAAACAGGCCCATCCATCGAATATAGACATATAACTTTTAGAGCACAGAACTGCATTTTGCATTTATGATTTTCTAATTTCAAGTGCATAATCGGTCGGACCCCCACCTGAATTTGTCTCATATAAAGTAAGGTGAGTGATCCAACAGGTAATTATCAGATAGCCACCAGGTAATTATTAGATTGGAATTCGAATTTATGGAAATTTTGGTAGAGCATAAAAAGTTATGTTCTTTATGTTAACGAGCATAACTCTGCAGTCTTCCATTCTGCAGTGGATTCATTGAATTGAAGATACCAAGTTTCTGCTCTACTTTGAGATGCGAAGGCAGGAAATTGTGGTTCTGCTTGCAATAGTGACTTCATGTTTCTATTTTCGTCAATCCAGCTTCTGGAATCCACATGTTTGTTAGTGTGTGTTTAGTGGCTCTATTCGCATGCACTTCCTCTTAATTTTGGATTTAACGGAGCCAATTTTGCTTTTATGTATGGAATGTCATGTTTACACCTAGATACGCTGCCATTTGGGATTAGGGAGAAAGAACATAATTTTTTTAAGCTGGTTTAGTACTTACATTGATTAGTTTTGGCCCATGGTCATGTATAAAATTTTGTTATCCTTTCCATCGTGTTTTTTTCTTAATGTCATTTCGGCGGTTAACTTAAGCTTACATTCACCTAGCTTAAGTGCCTAACCTCCAAACTTGAACCTCACTGTCTTTGTTGATCGAGCCGGGTACCCATCGGTGTGCGAATGAAGCAGTTTCTTTTTATGGTGTACATTAAGAAATGTGATCTTGTCAAATTTATGATTACCCAATGATATGTGGTCTTCACTTTAACCATTCTCAATCTGCATATCTCATGAAAATAGTGTCTATGTAGGGCAAGTTTTTTCTCGATTGCAGTGTATATCCTGATATATGACCTGTGGAAAATGATGGTGCTATTTTGTATCCTTTGATGGTAAATTGAGCCTGTATTATGGTTCATGCATTGTCCATACTTCACATGTTTACCACTGAATGGCTGATGTCATAAAATCTGTAACCATTCTAGCTTTGCATCAGTTCTCTTTAGTTGTAGTAATTTTTAGAGGTCAATGCTTGGCTAATTATTACCAAAGACCAAGTATGTTATGTGCTACGTGTATGTGTTCTAATGCAAATTGTTCATCTCTAAGCTTCCTTAGAGAAAGTTGTTTCTGAGCATGATAATCAGACATCGTTTTTTGACAGCGAATAGTTGCTGCTTGCCATCAGCTTTGGTTTTGGTATTCCATTCCATCGAAAGCGGTGGCGCTTGGCTCTCTATGCGCGGGTGCTCTCCTCTGCTGGGAGCACTGCCCCGACGACTCCTCTCCCTGCGTGGAAGACTGACAACATTTCTCCCAACCGTGATGCCTGCACAACACTACAGCTGCATGGTTTCTTTGACGGTAAATTGTCTTCATGTATATTGTTCTTAATTCAGGCATTGCATTGTCCTGATTTGTTTCATTATGGTACCATGCCCAAAAGATATAAGCTTAATTAGTTGTGAGACACATCTTTTTTGGTCTATATTTTCGTGTCAGCTTGATGCAGCCAGCTTACTTAGCGTGTGAACTTACTGTTGCTTTCGGTCATACTCTCTTCAACTTAGCTTGCCACCTATTACTTTTAGGGTGGGTGGGATCAAGTCTAAGCTGCTTTCTTCGTAGCAGATACAGGTGGTAAGTAAGAAAAGACAATAGGTTAGCTGCTGATCTTCTAACCACTCAGAATTGGGAGAAACTCTTAGCTTACTCACCTTTCATACCTTGGACTACTTATGCAAATACCTCTGTTCCTAAATATAAAATGTTTTCATAGGCTAAAGTACTTGTGAAGCTTGTCTATGCCCTCTCTGTCGGAGCTGGATATCGTACCTGCTAGACTCCAGTGAGAAAGCCCAGGCGGTGTTCAGTAGTGGTCTCCAGTTCTGCTGCTGTAAGACTTCATTTTACTCTCACTTCGTTGAATGTGTCTACTTATTGCTTACTCTGTCTTTTTATTAATGGATGATGTCTTAGATGTTAAAACAGTTTCTGATATGTATCTCTGCCCGTTTCATTctgtatatgtatatatatgtcgGTAGAAAATTACGAAATTttatattttgaaaatatttgtcTTGACATATGTCTTTGCTCATGCCTGTTCATAGAAGCACAAGAACAGCATGCCCTTTTAGATTATATAAGTTTGTGCATGTTCCATATCGGTGTTCTTTTTAACCCGCCTGTTGGTGTTAATTCAGTGTATTTTCTCATCTTGCATTGATATGTACGATGCATACTGAGCTTTGTGCATTTTTGTATATATGTTTTCTCATCATTCTAGGTTCTTAGGTGCATAGGGGGTGGGATGGGGGAATGATCGGAACCATTGGACGGGGCAAATTGGATGAAGGGATGACGGAAGCAAGGGGGAGATCGATCTTCCCGCGACTCCAAACAATAACATCTGTAACTACATGGATGTGCCCGATACAACATTTGGTTATAAAATGGGAATTACATTACATTAGAAACAAGACATAACCCTATTAGTAGCTCGCAAGAGAAAAGAAAAGGCCATATCAGTAGCTTGGATCGTGAAAAAGAACACTTGGAGCTGTCCATTAACCATTTACACCAAACAAGACTTGCAATTAGTGTTTTTTCATATTTCAGCTTTGTTAGAGATTGAATCGGAGGGTTTGTTATTGATAAATATATTCCCCGCTTTAAGATAGTATAGTCATGACATCTAACTGTATATTTATTTAGTGAGTTCTTTGTTGAACATTGTACACAATATTAAATATCTTAGATTCAACATTTCCATTTGTTATCACACTGTACAAATATAACCTGTCACGTCATGGATTATATTTAGTGTTTTACTGTACCTACTGAAATACTGTATTTCAACTTCGATGAAAAATGTCGTAGGTGTTTCTAGCATGATTTAACATGTATATGATGCCACGATGGGATCCCTGATCTATATGAGCCTGACCCAGAATTGCCGTTTGCAGCACGCTCGATGTAGAATGCATCGGGCCTACATATACTTATCAATGAATATGTAAAGAAACTGTCTAGCCCCACTCACCTGCTCACATTTGTTAATCCTGCCCCCACAAGGCCAGAGCCAATCATTCAGTGTCTTCCATGTCAACAAGATTTACGTCTGAAGAAATACAATGGTAGTATACATAGACAAAATATTGTCGAATCTTTCTAAAAGGCAGCCCATGACACAAGAAATGCCATAAGTGGAGAACCACCAGCCAAAAGGTCAAAACTCAAAAGGAAACCGGAAATGGCATGCATGCATGATGTAAAACTAGAAATGGTATGCATCTCTTTTGTGGTGTGATAACAAAACGAAACCTTCGTGTGAGAAAAATATATGTAGCAATTCTGAAGAGTTCACTAATTTTTAGTGGGTATCAATTTACTCATGCTCATGCACGCATTTCATTTGTACCGTAATTTTTTCGCTTTTCATATTTTATCATCCATATGGCCCGTGTCACTCACATTCTTTTTGTAGGCTCTGTTACACATGGTTTTGGGATTTTCTGTTAATCAGTGTTTCTGATGACAAGTACACCCTTCTTATAATTGTAAATGAGGCAAATCGTTCGTACGGAAAATTGACCCAAATTAAACACTGGACCAGAGATATTTATATAATACTCCGTCAAATAACCAAGGAAATGCTACCTTAAAGATTTGCATTCTCATGTAGTCATGTCCTTATGCACGAACATAATTATTTTACCAAATTACCACACATAGTAACCTTCCACCAAAAACTTTGATTCAGCCGTTGCCCTAAGAAGAATTATTACTTCAACAAAATTGCTTGCTTTCCATTGGTAGCGGGAGACAACTCACAAAAATAAAAGGCTCCATAAAAATAAATGGCCTAAAAGGAACAAATGCTGAAAAATATTGCTAGTTTTCTTTTGCTAATCGCTGCGGCGGTGAAAGCCgacatgaagaaaaaaaaaaccctctGAAAACAAATCGACGAGCCTTTTGCCTCGAAGGACaagtttgataaaattgatacattTTATTTTGTAGCTAGCAACACCTCGTGGATATAAATAAAACACATTAAAATTTGCATCCATAAGGTTGTAACTTCAACAATGCAATTGTGTTCCCTCGCTGTGATAACATGTGAAAATAAAATCATCCACCACATTGAAAACAATGAGTCTACAAGGATATTATAATTCATGCAAGGTCGAAAGAAAGGGACAATACGCTTCATGCTTCAACATTTTTTCTAGCTCTCTCATTTTCACTTTGAGGATAACACATGGAAATAAACCTCCACGCCGAAAACAAAATTGGTGACCCATACACATGCATGAACTATTACTTTAATAATATTTTTTCCTATATAGTTGATACAATTCAGGGGAATAAAGCCACTCATTAGAACACAATATTGTCACTGCACCTACAAGAACCGAtagttaatttttttttgcagctTTACAATGTTTATGGACGACAACACCGTGTACTCAAAACATCAATTATTACACTTAAACATTACCACTTTAGCAATAAAGGGATAAATTTACATGGCATCCTCATCTTTTACAATCTTAGAAGAAACTAAACAATGTAATTTAGGTGTAAAGTGTAATACTATGACCTCGACCGTAGTGTCACTTTCCCTTATTTGCTCAAGAAAACCTCGCCAATAAAAGAGGCTTGCACCTAAAATGGTGGCAACCTTAAAGTCTGATATTTTCCTCGTTGAGTCAGAATAATCTCCGCAGTTTCTATGAACACAATTGACTTTGAAAATTACgcattttaacaaaaaaaatttaCCTTTGATTGCCTCCGATAGGAGTTAAACACGCTCAAGGTGTCACTCGATCAACAAAGTAAGACAGAGAGAACACATGTGCATTATCATTCACTGATTGCTTGGTTTAGGATTATGAGTCGGTTGAAGTATTTCCACTAGTATTTGTAAAAACTATCTATTATATTTATTATTCCGTAATTCTCGACGCTAATACTTTGATAAACTCATTAATCTGAAGAGTTATGAGAGAGTTTGGCATAGGGTAAAAATAATATGAGTTACATTTTGGGAAAGAGTGCCTCCTTCCTAAATTAGGATGGCTATAGTTCTTAGTCAAAATTAAACTTTTAAAAGTTGAGCAACTGTATACAACAATATATGAATATCTACAGTTTTAAATAcgcataatatgaaaatatatttcatgatggttctaaaaatattaatttgGAATTATAAAATCTAACACTTTTTTTTATATAATTGGTCAAATTTTAAGAAATTTAACTTTATCCAAACATTATGggcatcatattttgagacagatGGAGGATAGGCTAACAACCCAGGAGATTTACCCATAGGAAAAAAATTCTGGCCAATGAAACAGACACTAGTAGACAAATCAGTTAGCCAAGTTGATGGAAAAGTGACCTGATGATTACAAATGGAATACTTAAACTGTGACACAGCCGGATCT contains:
- the LOC124664184 gene encoding uncharacterized protein LOC124664184 translates to MPAPDGYDLRQGGVEGPSSLHIAIPPHASTPPPLRPSSPPPPPVPPLSFRHLSPCARWSAWVAAALADPGFAPVLHSTAIHDAVAASTAAVIPDRDALSALLSLWHPDSHTFRLPAGPATFSLEDALVLAGLPPSGAPLDRPLTPTEEDVRVRLLVEKEKIKELHPCARKARRVSAEHWLEWFDTRIRPGEDDELRRLGFLAYWLAFFVTPRLNPKGSELPDCVFALAARLSLGERIALGPAVVANLYTEMDRIATSGVAEGASGRVDVWAPLWLLQVWMWERYDCLRPPELRAPEFPVSSVRALYWTRRRRKTTREESLRVLQEEDCFEWRPYARNSLKWTEPEWFSNETVLVSSRGKDKPEWFEDYVAMITQAVLNGVYGDGIGTSTMYNPHVVARQFGYDQDAPFPIVHGFKSKGIKVWVPGICRRGAASKEYVAWLNGQFVRPQEADQYVRSEIAHEENSASSSPLSEDRGNLVGTGKKKKRDKLPENGGMNKKSKVSVSDSDDECIVIESHDKKCEVINLDDDQEQSICDPEDNDRQLVLELEEFVRCGLFSQWEESSDEDEGGGRKQQKSKNSNIDPYAEAAMTEYPLFFELIPQRPHYRGLVNSDDTLRDLACSGMWFLLVGLAREVLRTSWDTDASEVTYLMQKARKLEQNGFNVKHFIARLKEPQTRLRRLQDSMARLEDARTKEQESKGVKSLSSHLSKLKHNILTMERHLDEKKQARRASVHNESSEGIDLLEKEVEAAEKSFQAMKDEVAAMRLKDADI